A single window of Mustela erminea isolate mMusErm1 chromosome 4, mMusErm1.Pri, whole genome shotgun sequence DNA harbors:
- the RBM24 gene encoding RNA-binding protein 24: MHTTQKDTTYTKIFVGGLPYHTTDASLRKYFEVFGEIEEAVVITDRQTGKSRGYGFVTMADRAAAERACKDPNPIIDGRKANVNLAYLGAKPRIMQPGFAFGVQQLHPALIQRPFGIPAHYVYPQAFVQPGVVIPHVQPTAAAASTTPYIDYTGAAYAQYSAAAAAAAAAAAYDQYPYAASPAAAGYVTAGGYGYAVQQPITAAAPGTAAAAAAAAAAAAAFGQYQPQQLQTDRMQ; this comes from the exons ATGCACACGACCCAGAAGGACACGACGTACACCAAGATCTTCGTCGGGGGGCTGCCCTACCACACCACCGACGCCAGCCTGCGCAAGTACTTCGAGGTCTTCGGCGAGATCGAGGAGGCGGTGGTCATCACCGACCGGCAGACGGGCAAGTCCCGGGGCTACGGATTT GTCACCATGGCTGACCGAGCTGCTGCTGAAAGAGCCTGCAAGGACCCGAACCCCATCATTGATGGCAGGAAAGCCAATGTGAATCTGGCATACTTGGGCGCAAAACCAAGGATCATGCAACCAG GTTTTGCCTTCGGTGTTCAACAGCTTCATCCAGCCCTCATACAAAGACCTTTTGG GATCCCCGCCCACTACGTGTACCCGCAGGCGTTCGTGCAGCCCGGCGTGGTCATCCCGCACGTGCAGCCcacggccgccgccgcctccacCACCCCGTACATCGACTACACGGGCGCCGCCTACGCCCAGTACTcggcggccgccgccgccgccgccgccgccgccgcctacGACCAGTACCCGTACGCCGCCTCCCCGGCCGCCGCCGGCTACGTCACCGCGGGGGGCTACGGCTACGCCGTGCAGCAGCCAATCACCGCCGCCGCCCCCGGgacggccgccgccgccgccgcggccgccgccgccgccgccgccttcgGCCAGTACCAGCCGCAGCAGCTGCAGACCGACCGCATGCAGTAG